A window from Setaria italica strain Yugu1 chromosome VIII, Setaria_italica_v2.0, whole genome shotgun sequence encodes these proteins:
- the LOC101754689 gene encoding probable inactive methyltransferase Os04g0175900, with the protein MGSTGYANGAGVVVDDDDATCLHAQTLVYAYNVTMAVHAAVKLGLIDALGAADGRALTADELAAKVVKAEDKAESAALIGRILRFLASFDVVRCSAEKGPDGAVLWRYSPAPACRWLTMNNGEGSLGPMAVFDVDEDNFSSWHHIADAVAGGGKQTPFQIAHGGTPAYDYFGKNPRLSTLFDQAMAHQSLLVIRKLLEHPKVFDGVGVIVDVGGGTGATLALIRGRYKHIKGINMDLAHVISEAPSLEGVEHVAGDMFESVPSGDAVLMKWMLHMQSDEECMMILKNCHKALPANGKVIVIQSVLPETPESTPASRDSFTMDMIILVNFKGGKERTEQEYAKLGRDAGFTGGFQSTYIFCNIYALEFTK; encoded by the exons ATGGGCAGCACTGGGTATGCCAATGgtgccggcgtcgtcgtcgacgacgacgacgcgactTGCCTGCACGCACAAACGCTGGTGTACGCCTACAACGTCACCATGGCCGTCCACGCGGCAGTCAAGCTCGGCCTCATCGACGCGCTCGGCGCGGCCGACGGCCGTGCCCTgaccgccgacgagctcgccgcgAAGGTTGTCAAGGCGGAGGACAAGGCCGAGTCGGCCGCCTTGATCGGCCGCATCCTCAGGTTCCTCGCGTCCTTCGACGTCGTGAGGTGCTCTGCCGAGAAAGGTCCCGACGGTGCCGTCCTCTGGCGGtactcgccggcgccggcgtgccgGTGGCTCACCATGAACAACGGCGAGGGCTCGCTTGGCCCCATGGCCGTGTTCGACGTCGACGAGGACAACTTCTCGTCCTG GCATCACATAGCGGACgcagtggccggcggcggcaagcagACGCCGTTCCAGATAGCCCACGGGGGGACGCCGGCGTACGACTACTTCGGGAAGAACCCTCGTCTGAGCACGCTCTTCGACCAGGCCATGGCTCATCAGTCATTGCTGGTGATCAGGAAGCTGCTCGAGCACCCGAAGGTGTTCGACGGCGTTGGGGTGATCGTGGACGTTGGAGGGGGCACCGGAGCAACCCTAGCGTTGATCAGGGGCCGGTACAAGCACATCAAGGGCATCAACATGGATCTTGCTCATGTCATCTCTGAGGCTCCGTCTCTTGAAG GAGTCGAGCATGTGGCTGGCGATATGTTTGAAAGCGTACCCTCTGGAGACGCAGTTTTGATGAAG TGGATGCTCCACATGCAGAGCGACGAGGAGTGCATGATGATCTTGAAGAACTGCCACAAAGCTCTCCCGGCTAACGGGAAGGTGATCGTCATTCAGAGCGTCCTGCCGGAGACCCCGGAGTCGACTCCGGCTTCCCGGGACTCGTTCACCATGGATATGATCATTCTTGTAAACTTtaagggagggaaggagaggacgGAGCAGGAGTACGCCAAGCTTGGCAGGGATGCTGGATTTACTGGTGGCTTCCAGTCGACCTACATCTTCTGCAACATTTACGCTCTTGAGTTTACCAAGTAG
- the LOC101786429 gene encoding wall-associated receptor kinase 5 isoform X1: protein MDMVATTIGRGDKMFSAVSAALPLLLLVAAAAFAAAPSPASTVGSHCTPRCGNISIPYPFGVEPGCYRPGFDVTCSKDVPPKLLLRNASEVIDINLPNGTVDVYVDRVDQSLPVPQAYNSIGNWDVVGVFIDSGPFTLAPGRNKLLVFGCDVQVLLMGSDEADIISTCAAFCSRVFRNQYQVASEDCSGIGCCQAPIPAGLNAYLLQFRQFNGSRSSDHATVFVVDAERLSSFPMDSVSWRALPVVLEWVISNSTCQSNSTSPECRSSNSFCQNSTAFRGTGGHRCHCAQGYDGNPYVLDGCKDIDECKYPEVYPCFGDCNNTVGGYLCKCPLGFVGDASTPTGCKDVDECLHPDAYACYGICENLPGSFHCQCPQGTYGDPTTKGGCITIKNSFPGWKVALIASSGFILLIVALAAPFVTRKIQLQRLKRLKEKFFKQNHGLLLQQLISQNTDIGERMIITLREIEKATDNFDKSREVGGGGHGVVYKGILHLHVVAIKKSKIVVQREIDDFINEVAILSQVNHRNVVKLLGCCLETEVPLLVYEFIANGTLYHHLHVEGPISLSWDDRLRIVLEVARALSYLHSATSMPIYHRDIKSSNVLLDDGLTAKVSDFGASRYIPIDQTGVNTAIQGTFGYLDPMYYYTGRLTDKSDVFSFGVLVMELLTRKKPFVYRSDDGDGLVSHFASLLGEGKLGDIIDPQVLEEGNGDIQEVAALAVMCTKLKGEDRPTMREVELILENLRVKTEAPSCRAPCNWDHIPVQGVIQEVSRQYTMEEEMMLSASYSR from the exons ATGGACATGGTAGCAACTACCATAGGCCGGGGAGACAAAATGTTCTCTGCCGTCTCTGCCGcgttgccgctgctgctgctggtggcggcggcggcgttcgcaGCGGCACCATCGCCTGCATCCACGGTGGGAAGTCACTGCACCCCCAGGTGCGGCAACATCAGCATTCCATATCCGTTCGGCGTGGAGCCCGGCTGCTACCGCCCCGGCTTCGATGTCACCTGCAGCAAGGACGTCCCTCCCAAGCTGCTCCTCCGCAACGCCTCGGAGGTGATTGACATCAATCTGCCCAACGGCACGGTGGACGTCTACGTCGATCGCGTCGACCAGTCCCTCCCCGTTCCCCAGGCCTACAACAGCATCGGCAACTGGGACGTCGTCGGCGTCTTCATAGACTCAGGGCCGTTCACTCTGGCGCCAGGAAGGAACAAGCTCCTCGTGTTCGGCTGCGACGTCCAGGTCCTCCTCATGGGGTCCGACGAGGCCGACATCATCAGCACTTGTGCGGCCTTCTGCTCCCGCGTCTTCAGGAACCAGTATCAGGTGGCGTCCGAAGACTGCTCCGGCATCGGCTGTTGCCAGGCGCCCATCCCGGCGGGCCTCAATGCCTACCTGCTCCAGTTCCGCCAGTTCAACGGATCACGGAGCAGCGACCATGCTACAGTTTTCGTGGTGGATGCGGAGCGCCTGAGCTCTTTTCCGATGGACAGTGTGTCATGGAGGGCGCTCCCGGTGGTGCTAGAGTGGGTCATCAGCAACTCGACGTGCCAGAGTAACTCGACGTCGCCGGAGTGCCGCAGCAGCAACAGCTTCTGCCAGAACAGCACGGCTTTCCGCGGCACCGGCGGGCATCGGTGCCACTGCGCGCAAGGTTATGACGGCAACCCCTACGTTCTCGATGGATGCAAAG ATATAGACGAGTGCAAATATCCAGAGGTTTATCCATGCTTTGGCGACTGCAACAACACAGTAGGCGGGTACCTATGCAAGTGCCCTCTTGGCTTTGTGGGTGATGCGTCTACACCGACAGGATGCAAAG ACGTTGATGAGTGCCTGCACCCAGATGCATACGCATGCTATGGAATCTGCGAAAATTTGCCCGGATCATTTCACTGCCAATGTCCTCAGGGAACATATGGGGATCCCACAACGAAAGGGGGGTGCATTACTATCAAGAATTCCTTTCCAG GTTGGAAAGTAGCTTTAATAGCTAGCAGTGGATTTATTCTCCTGATTGTAGCACTTGCTGCTCCCTTTGTAACACGCAAAATACAACTGCAAAGGCTGAAAAGGTTGAAAGAAAAATTCTTCAAGCAAAATCATGGGTTGCTATTGCAGCAGTTAATTTCCCAAAATACAGATATCGGTGAAAGGATGATCATTACCTTAAGAGAAATAGAGAAGGCCACTGACAATTTTGATAAAAGTCGTGAGGTCGGTGGTGGAGGACATGGTGTTGTGTATAAAGGAATATTACACCTGCATGTTGTTGCCATCAAGAAATCCAAGATTGTGGTACAGAGAGAAATAGATGATTTCATAAACGAAGTTGCAATTCTGTCTCAAGTCAATCATAGAAATGTGGTGAAGCTCCTTGGATGTTGCCTCGAAACAGAAGTTCCATTGCTTGTCTATGAGTTCATAGCGAACGGAACACTTTATCATCATCTTCATGTTGAAGGACCTATATCTCTATCATGGGATGATCGATTAAGGATTGTGCTTGAAGTTGCAAGAGCTTTGTCTTATCTACATTCTGCTACTTCTATGCCAATATATCATAGAGACATCAAGTCTTCAAATGTACTCCTCGATGATGGTCTAACAGCAAAGGTATCGGACTTTGGAGCTTCAAGGTACATCCCCATAGATCAGACAGGAGTGAATACAGCAATTCAAGGAACATTTGGTTATCTAGATCCTATGTACTACTATACGGGTCGCCTAACAGACAAGAGCGATGTTTTCAGTTTTGGAGTTCTTGTTATGGAATTGCTTACTAGAAAGAAACCATTCGTTTATAGGTCTGATGATGGTGATGGCCTAGTTTCACATTTTGCCTCACTATTAGGAGAAGGTAAACTAGGTGACATAATAGATCCACAAGTCTTGGAAGAGGGTAATGGTGATATCCAAGAAGTAGCCGCACTAGCAGTGATGTGCACTAAATTGAAGGGAGAAGACAGGCCTACTATGAGGGAAGTGGAGTTGATCCTTGAAAATTTGCGCGTTAAGACAGAGGCTCCAAGTTGTAGAGCACCATGTAATTGGGATCATATCCCAGTTCAAGGTGTTATTCAGGAAGTAAGCAGGCAGTACACCATGGAAGAAGAAATGATGTTGTCAGCGAGTTATTCTCGGTGA
- the LOC101786429 gene encoding wall-associated receptor kinase 5 isoform X2, whose product MDMVATTIGRGDKMFSAVSAALPLLLLVAAAAFAAAPSPASTVGSHCTPRCGNISIPYPFGVEPGCYRPGFDVTCSKDVPPKLLLRNASEVIDINLPNGTVDVYVDRVDQSLPVPQAYNSIGNWDVVGVFIDSGPFTLAPGRNKLLVFGCDVQVLLMGSDEADIISTCAAFCSRVFRNQYQVASEDCSGIGCCQAPIPAGLNAYLLQFRQFNGSRSSDHATVFVVDAERLSSFPMDSVSWRALPVVLEWVISNSTCQSNSTSPECRSSNSFCQNSTAFRGTGGHRCHCAQDIDECKYPEVYPCFGDCNNTVGGYLCKCPLGFVGDASTPTGCKDVDECLHPDAYACYGICENLPGSFHCQCPQGTYGDPTTKGGCITIKNSFPGWKVALIASSGFILLIVALAAPFVTRKIQLQRLKRLKEKFFKQNHGLLLQQLISQNTDIGERMIITLREIEKATDNFDKSREVGGGGHGVVYKGILHLHVVAIKKSKIVVQREIDDFINEVAILSQVNHRNVVKLLGCCLETEVPLLVYEFIANGTLYHHLHVEGPISLSWDDRLRIVLEVARALSYLHSATSMPIYHRDIKSSNVLLDDGLTAKVSDFGASRYIPIDQTGVNTAIQGTFGYLDPMYYYTGRLTDKSDVFSFGVLVMELLTRKKPFVYRSDDGDGLVSHFASLLGEGKLGDIIDPQVLEEGNGDIQEVAALAVMCTKLKGEDRPTMREVELILENLRVKTEAPSCRAPCNWDHIPVQGVIQEVSRQYTMEEEMMLSASYSR is encoded by the exons ATGGACATGGTAGCAACTACCATAGGCCGGGGAGACAAAATGTTCTCTGCCGTCTCTGCCGcgttgccgctgctgctgctggtggcggcggcggcgttcgcaGCGGCACCATCGCCTGCATCCACGGTGGGAAGTCACTGCACCCCCAGGTGCGGCAACATCAGCATTCCATATCCGTTCGGCGTGGAGCCCGGCTGCTACCGCCCCGGCTTCGATGTCACCTGCAGCAAGGACGTCCCTCCCAAGCTGCTCCTCCGCAACGCCTCGGAGGTGATTGACATCAATCTGCCCAACGGCACGGTGGACGTCTACGTCGATCGCGTCGACCAGTCCCTCCCCGTTCCCCAGGCCTACAACAGCATCGGCAACTGGGACGTCGTCGGCGTCTTCATAGACTCAGGGCCGTTCACTCTGGCGCCAGGAAGGAACAAGCTCCTCGTGTTCGGCTGCGACGTCCAGGTCCTCCTCATGGGGTCCGACGAGGCCGACATCATCAGCACTTGTGCGGCCTTCTGCTCCCGCGTCTTCAGGAACCAGTATCAGGTGGCGTCCGAAGACTGCTCCGGCATCGGCTGTTGCCAGGCGCCCATCCCGGCGGGCCTCAATGCCTACCTGCTCCAGTTCCGCCAGTTCAACGGATCACGGAGCAGCGACCATGCTACAGTTTTCGTGGTGGATGCGGAGCGCCTGAGCTCTTTTCCGATGGACAGTGTGTCATGGAGGGCGCTCCCGGTGGTGCTAGAGTGGGTCATCAGCAACTCGACGTGCCAGAGTAACTCGACGTCGCCGGAGTGCCGCAGCAGCAACAGCTTCTGCCAGAACAGCACGGCTTTCCGCGGCACCGGCGGGCATCGGTGCCACTGCGCGCAAG ATATAGACGAGTGCAAATATCCAGAGGTTTATCCATGCTTTGGCGACTGCAACAACACAGTAGGCGGGTACCTATGCAAGTGCCCTCTTGGCTTTGTGGGTGATGCGTCTACACCGACAGGATGCAAAG ACGTTGATGAGTGCCTGCACCCAGATGCATACGCATGCTATGGAATCTGCGAAAATTTGCCCGGATCATTTCACTGCCAATGTCCTCAGGGAACATATGGGGATCCCACAACGAAAGGGGGGTGCATTACTATCAAGAATTCCTTTCCAG GTTGGAAAGTAGCTTTAATAGCTAGCAGTGGATTTATTCTCCTGATTGTAGCACTTGCTGCTCCCTTTGTAACACGCAAAATACAACTGCAAAGGCTGAAAAGGTTGAAAGAAAAATTCTTCAAGCAAAATCATGGGTTGCTATTGCAGCAGTTAATTTCCCAAAATACAGATATCGGTGAAAGGATGATCATTACCTTAAGAGAAATAGAGAAGGCCACTGACAATTTTGATAAAAGTCGTGAGGTCGGTGGTGGAGGACATGGTGTTGTGTATAAAGGAATATTACACCTGCATGTTGTTGCCATCAAGAAATCCAAGATTGTGGTACAGAGAGAAATAGATGATTTCATAAACGAAGTTGCAATTCTGTCTCAAGTCAATCATAGAAATGTGGTGAAGCTCCTTGGATGTTGCCTCGAAACAGAAGTTCCATTGCTTGTCTATGAGTTCATAGCGAACGGAACACTTTATCATCATCTTCATGTTGAAGGACCTATATCTCTATCATGGGATGATCGATTAAGGATTGTGCTTGAAGTTGCAAGAGCTTTGTCTTATCTACATTCTGCTACTTCTATGCCAATATATCATAGAGACATCAAGTCTTCAAATGTACTCCTCGATGATGGTCTAACAGCAAAGGTATCGGACTTTGGAGCTTCAAGGTACATCCCCATAGATCAGACAGGAGTGAATACAGCAATTCAAGGAACATTTGGTTATCTAGATCCTATGTACTACTATACGGGTCGCCTAACAGACAAGAGCGATGTTTTCAGTTTTGGAGTTCTTGTTATGGAATTGCTTACTAGAAAGAAACCATTCGTTTATAGGTCTGATGATGGTGATGGCCTAGTTTCACATTTTGCCTCACTATTAGGAGAAGGTAAACTAGGTGACATAATAGATCCACAAGTCTTGGAAGAGGGTAATGGTGATATCCAAGAAGTAGCCGCACTAGCAGTGATGTGCACTAAATTGAAGGGAGAAGACAGGCCTACTATGAGGGAAGTGGAGTTGATCCTTGAAAATTTGCGCGTTAAGACAGAGGCTCCAAGTTGTAGAGCACCATGTAATTGGGATCATATCCCAGTTCAAGGTGTTATTCAGGAAGTAAGCAGGCAGTACACCATGGAAGAAGAAATGATGTTGTCAGCGAGTTATTCTCGGTGA